TCAGTAAACAGGAAGGCGCCAGCGGAACAATCGGGGTTCTGAATCTCCAGGGCGACGTATTCGAACATCTCGATCACTTGGAGAGAATCGGCGTTGCGTGCCGTTCCGTAAAACATGCCTATGAATTCGATCATCTGGCGGGGCTTATTATCCCCGGCGGTGAAAGCACCTGTCTTTCCAGACTGCTGCACATCTATGGCATCGATCAGGCGATCATCAGCAACTGCAAAGTGGGAATGAAAATCTGGGGGACCTGCGCAGGAGCGATACTCCTCGCCCGAGCGATAAAAGGTGAGACTCCTCATCTGGGCCTGATCGACATGGAGATAGAACGCAACAGTTTCGGCAGCCAACTGGACAGTTTTACGTGCGAGGCTTCAGTGCCTAAAGTTTCCCCTTTGCCAATGCCGCTTACGTTCATCCGCGCCCCGA
The sequence above is drawn from the Syntrophales bacterium genome and encodes:
- the pdxT gene encoding pyridoxal 5'-phosphate synthase glutaminase subunit PdxT, with protein sequence MSSFDFSKQEGASGTIGVLNLQGDVFEHLDHLERIGVACRSVKHAYEFDHLAGLIIPGGESTCLSRLLHIYGIDQAIISNCKVGMKIWGTCAGAILLARAIKGETPHLGLIDMEIERNSFGSQLDSFTCEASVPKVSPLPMPLTFIRAPKITRVGSGVDILLRQDDFIAAAESPAVLATVFHPELTPSLEFHRYFARKCGLLPLSEGAAETPGWDRTSWMRRVSSGADKRRAGSAQK